The sequence below is a genomic window from Gemmatimonadaceae bacterium.
TCGGCCCGATCATGGTCGGCCCGTCGTCGTCGCACACGGCGGGGGCCTGCCGCATCGGACTGCTCACCCGGATGCTCGTCGGCGGCACGCCCGAACGCGCGCGCATCGAGCTCCACGGCTCGTTCGCCCGCACCGGCGAAGGCCACGGCACCGACAAAGCGATCGCCGGCGGCCTGTTAGGCATGCGCCCCGACGACGAGCGCCTGCGCGACGCCCTCGACATCATGGAGCGCGAAGGCCTCGACTATGCGTTCGAGAAAACGTCGCTCGACGACGACGCGCACCCCAACACCACGCGCATCACCGCGCTCCACGCCGGCTTCGAGGTCGTCGTCGTCGGGTCGTCGTTAGGCGCCGGCCGCATCCGCCTCACCGAGGTCGACGGCTTCCCCGTCGACATCTCCGGCAGCCTGCCCACACTCGTGCTCGTCGCCGAAGACCGCCCGGGATCCGTGGCGCGCATCGCCGGCGTCCTGGCGGAGGAGCGCATCAACCTCGCGACCATGCGCGTGACGCGAAAGGAGCGCGGCGGCGACGCGTTCATGGTCATCGAGCTCGACGACGCGCCGAGCGCCGATGCGACGAGCCGCATCGGCGCACTCGAGTGGGTGCGCTGGGTGCGCGCGCTGGAGAAGGTCGGAGCCTAACCCAATGTTCCGGTCGCTCGCCGATGCAATCCACGCCGCCGGATCGCGCCGCATGTCGCT
It includes:
- the sdaAB gene encoding L-serine ammonia-lyase, iron-sulfur-dependent subunit beta, with product MVSILDIIGPIMVGPSSSHTAGACRIGLLTRMLVGGTPERARIELHGSFARTGEGHGTDKAIAGGLLGMRPDDERLRDALDIMEREGLDYAFEKTSLDDDAHPNTTRITALHAGFEVVVVGSSLGAGRIRLTEVDGFPVDISGSLPTLVLVAEDRPGSVARIAGVLAEERINLATMRVTRKERGGDAFMVIELDDAPSADATSRIGALEWVRWVRALEKVGA